Part of the Hevea brasiliensis isolate MT/VB/25A 57/8 chromosome 16, ASM3005281v1, whole genome shotgun sequence genome is shown below.
ATGACTATTTCAAAAGCCTGACACAATACTAGCTGGTGACGTTACGTGGAAAGTAATATTTAgtataaaatattcaaaagagtGATTAAGTTGTTCTATGGTCTAAAGGGAACTTTGAAAATTAATTACGTCTATCTTGCTTAATCTTTATTAATCAGCACTTCCAATTAAATCGAGAGGAAATTGCCGAGAATTTGTTCTCGGAATTTGGCCAATTGTCCACaggttttttcaattttattttgccAGCTTAATAGTTTTGAACTTTTTAGCCCATAGGAAGTTGCCCAGAACGTGGACTCGAGTTTACCAGTTGTCAAACGAGTAGCCTTTTCAAAATTGATTGGGGATTCTAAAAAGACGTAATCAAAGTAAACCCAGTTGAAGATTCAACTCGTGATCTGAAGAAATTTCTGGGATGGATCAGAATCAGAGGATCAGAATCAGAAACCTATGTAGCTGGCCAGACCATATTGTGCCCTCAAAAGCTGTGACAGCTTAAATGCCAGCAAGTTTCCCTGCTGTTAACATATAGGATTTTTGTCTTATCATTGCACAGAGATAAAATTTCAATAACTTCTGTCAGAATTGCACGACAAAAGAATTAGCCAAAAAAAAAAGTATTGTAATTAACTAATATCATCAGTTCAAATGGAATTACAGGAACTGGAATTTTTCTCATATACAAGATTAAGACATGAATGTATCGAGAAAAACAATCTTCATCTTTTTGCTTTACAGTATCATTTCATTGACTCACTTCCTATCTTTTTTGTTGTAaaaatctatttaaaaaaaaaagaatcaagAAACTGCATAATTAATTAACCCTAGTAATGTTCATCCTCTCATGGTCCTAGAGTGCACTAAACCTTCTTCTATCCTCTTATTTTTTGGACGTAGCAACTTGGACAAAAACCCacctttcttcttcttattattatcATCACTGGCCCTGTCTTTATTGCCTCTGGTTCTTGGAACAAAAACCAACGATCTACTCTTAGTGAGCACATTCTTGCCACTTAACAAGAAAGATAAAGATCCCTTCCCTTGCACTCCATATCGATAACGATGCACTGGagacgaagaagaagaagaacaagaagaagaGGAATACGAagataatgaagaagaagaagaaacggaATCCATTGCAGTAGAAGAAGAGGTAGTACGTGAGCTGCAGGAATTTGAAAGCTGAAAGAGCTTTTCACTCAAACAAATGGAGCAAACGCCAGGAGACTGCTTGTGTTTTGGGTGCTTCTTGCACCTGCCGTCAGGCCTAGAGCGAGGCATAGCTTCCTTGGATCTCTTCAGGTATCACATAAACGGGGTATATAAATAGGAAGGCAGGGTGTGTGTTTTCCATGATAGTTCATGGGAGGTTTCTTTGGGACTTCTTGGGCATTAAATTTACTCCATTTGACGATTTGTGAACGAAATTGACAAAGTTGGCTGGTGAGGACTAAATGTACGCCTGTGATTGGAATGGGTTTTGTGGGTCCAGCGAGTCGGTGGCTGTGATGCGTTGCGTGGAGGAAGGTATAgagtggcaaaaaaaaaaaaaaaatgatgaaattTATTTCCGTGGGGGCGGCGTGGAAAATCAGCTTTGCTGTACTTGGTCTTTGTTTCTTACAGTAGAcgggaaaagataacaaagagtgGGAATGGGAATATGGCCCCGCGCCCCAGGAAAGAATGAGGATTCCTTTTTTATATGATTAAACTTTAAAACAATGTAAAGTACTTCCCTGGGAAGCAGCGAGCGTTTGCCTAACCAACAAATTTCTTTGGAGAAATTATTAAATCCTCTGGtgttgtatatatattattttttataattatataaaatttattttttatattataataaaaaaatattatttttaatattttaaatatatctaATAATTAGCTCAGAATTTCTGCTTGGTCACTCAATTTCAGATTTTTTTtggtcttttttatttttctatgacGTGTCAACGTAAAACAATAGAAAAAGAAGGTTTGTTTCTTTTCTTAACAATGAGTAGACAACTTTTTTCTTAAGAAACACTtcattctttatttttaattaaaatttatcaaatgaaTTTCACCTTTGTTGGGTGcgtaaaatttaattcaataaaaaatagatgaaatttatttcttttaaaaattaatttaactttttaaaaaaatctctcttttttttttaaatggctcgttctaatattaatttatataattttcaatttatttaatttaatttttatattaaaaataaaaattgaatccaACCTATTCAAAACTCAGATTTATATTCTATTATTTAAGactatattttttttcttcttgctTTTTTTACCGTCTTTTCTGTTAAAAATAGCAATTGTTTGAATACTTTTTAATACTTTAAGGCATTGAGATATTATACAATCAAATTTAATATGAATATGAGTttagaaaataatatttatatcataagtataaatatatttttttaaataatatttataaaatttttatttactgtattttaaataaataaaatttaaatatgttataaaatgattaaaattttaaaataaaaatattaataaaaaaatattttatatagattataattaaaatatataaatataaacagatttaatattatttaaataataataattatgtttagataaatttaaataatttagaataaattttaatataaatttaactattaaAAATCTTAATAGCTCCCTTCCCAATTTTCTcccaattttatttttctttatgttCTTTCATATTCCCGTCTCGCTTCCCTTTCATCACTGCCTTTCCTTCCCTTCATTTCTGTCCTCGACGAAATCAGTTCTTGAAATTGGCGAAAATAAAGCACAAAGAAAAAGAAGTAATCGAGGATGAACTAATACAAGAACTGGGTTTGATTGGTTTCTCGCCTTCACCGCTCCACTTCACATTAAATTTGTCACCTCCATTTTCTTGATTGGGGATAGCGGCCGTGCCTGTGCCTCCACAGCTTCGCTTCCGTACCTGCTACAATCAAGTTACACGgcttaattttcatttattttttttcggTTGCATGCACGTTGTTTTATTTTTTTGTGTTGCATGTAAGTTGGTTTGAGATTTTATtaaacttgtttttttttttgtcttttcttttaATTGTATTTCATTTGATTTTTGCtatttaagtttataatatgttAAAGTTGAACACTGGAATTGATTTTATCTTGTTGCTTTGGTTTAGAAAGGaaactaaaaattgaaaattgatgTTCTCTTGTATTTTGTATGGATTGTATCTTGTTGCTTTTGTTTTTGTATGAAGAAGACTATCCTGGGAACACAAAAGGAGTTCAACGAAGTCAGTTTGAACTTGTAGAGAAAATGCCAGAGTGAGAACACAGCGCCTGTGGGCGTTAGGCTTTACTTTGTGGCATTTTTCCACTCCGATTTTCAGTTGTGAGTGGAGATGCGGCTCCATAGACCAGCTCCTTTATGACCAATACTTGCATGCCAGGTAAGCCAAGAGAGGGAGAGTTGGTTGAGATATAATATTCAAGAATTAAAGCATGGAACTGAATACCATATAAAATTTGGTTCAAACACCTCCTATTGTCTACCCATCTTGGAAAGGGTTTTTATTAGTACGCGGAAAGCTTACTGCTTGACAGTGCAGCTTCACTACTTACAGGACACCCACAAAATGCCCATTCGTTCATTACCCATCTCTGATTGAAAGATTTTCTGCTTATGGGTAGGAATGACAATGGGACAGAATGAGAACAGAATCCTCCATTTTTCTAATTAACCCTGTGAGGATCCGGAGATTCGCCGGTGCTAAAATAAGGATTCtggaagatttaaaaaaaaaagaaaattataaatggAATGAATGTTACCAGACACTGGAAAGTGTGTatcttatgataaaaaaaaaaaaaggaaaaatgttcATGATGTGACGGTACGAGTATGAGTTATATCCAGCTATGCACATTGTTATTTTTATAGCACTCACAAACAAGTGATTGCAGGGGAAATGAATGTGTCTGCCTTCCTTCCAAAGTCAACGTTATTCAGTACACTACAGTTGCATAAAAATATTTTGGCATTACTTTGATTCTCTTGGGCTTAGCATGGTTCGTAAGTAGCACAAAAGAATACTcatttcatattttattaataactatTCTTgttcaaattttaaataatagtGTTTTCGTTAAAAACTACAACACAAGTCAACCAACTATTGGCTTCGTTAAAGTACgttttttgttaaaaatttaaatttataataattattaaataaaatagatATTTCAGAAATGTATAGAACATCACACATtagtgaataataataataaaaataataataatttaatatcgtCAAATACTTTTCTATTTCCACTCTCCCCTATTTTATGAAACCCCGCAAAAGTAAAAAGCAAAAACAGGttagaaattttaattgaatGAAGTTAATGAAATCTAGTTTTGatttaataaaattcaaataaattattACTCCACCATTTtaccttaatttttattttttaaagcaaatttttataaataaaattataattttacgatcaaataataataactaaaGCCACCGATAGAGTCAATCAAACAAGTAGAACTAGAAACTGGCCATAAAACCCGGTTTGACCTCTGATTTGGTTTTAACATCATTTCCCTTGAGGGGAGTGGAGGAAGGATATGTTCACATACATTAAAAAGCTGTTCAGCCAACCATGATCACTGAACCTGCTAACCTAAACAAATCACAACATTGTTCTCCACCCACCAAAAGCCAACACAAAATCAATGCAAAACTTCCAATTTCACACTCCCAGGGGGCTGGATGCGTTTTAGTCATCAAGAGAACATGCAACTATATTAGTTCTTACACAAGATTATGCAAATTATTGCTACCATACATATATTTTAAACTATCAAATTTGAAAAAGCAAGTACAACTTGTTAGTTTAACAATCAAAGAAACAGACACCACTAAACTATTTCTCATTTCGTTAAAAGAGCACTTCATAATGACAATGCCAGAAAATTTCCTACTTGAGTGTTATCGTCAAAGTGACAGCTGGACTATGAAGCAAGAGATTGCATACTTGTTCTCATTCCATTTCTTTTATTTGGCTGCTTCAGAAGCTTCAGTTGTTTTAACTTCTCTTGGACACTGAGACACATAAGGCTTTAGCTGAAAGCAAAAGAAGAAAATCCTGATCAGCAGCACAAGGAAACAGCTTATCCAAAATATTTTGCAGACCACTAACTTGAGAGAGGAGATTGTATAGAGGGGGTTTTGTGTGTGGGGAAGGGAGAGGAGTTGTTTTGCCGCGGGCCTGGGAGGGGCCGCGGGGGGTGGCAATGCTAACCACAGAACTGGTATCCCAAATGCTGGCCTTCTTTTATTACTTTTGTAATTTGAACATGAACTCCAAAGACTACCTATGTTCTTCTTAGTTCTAACTCTAACTTCTTTATATAGCAGATCTCTACAGTACGATACTCTTAGACAGGGAGAGAGATGCATGTCtctcattgatgatatatttctCCACTCCACAATCATGGTAATGAGATGATACACCATAGGAATTAAAAAAGGAAGCATTACATGCTAAACAAGCATATGGAAAAAAAATATCTATTCCAACGTCCAAAACCGAGAATTCAGACACACTCCAAGAAAAAACATATCCCAAAACAATGCTTCTGGCAaccagagggaaaaaaaaaaaaaaaaaagaaaaagagtagCACTCCATCAATCAACAGCTATCAAAAAATTATTGCTTAACCAAATTATATCCAGAATTTTGAAAAGAGAAACCAATAAATTCCCTCAACAATATAAATTGGCAACTTGTTAATAATGCCATTTAGATGTTGGATCCAAGTGCTAAACATCAGTCCTCTAGAAACAGAAAGATATTGGTACAGAACGAGTACCTTAAAGTCAGTCAAATCAGGGACGATATAGTTAGGCAATTTCTCAGGCACAATAACATATCCACCTACAACAATCGTTTGGTTAGAAAGTATAAACACAACACAACACAACACAACACAACACAATTGATGCAATTTGACTGCGCAAGGCAGCATGCTATGTTTCTGTTCACTATTTAATACCAATTTGAACTTCGAGTATTTATAAACAATCCATAGTTCAAAGCCCTAGTCTTAGATGTGTACAAGCTGTCCTATCTATGGAACTTAAGGTTAGAAGTCATAAACTTGATGATTCAAGAACTTAGTCTTAGTTTTACATTTAAGCAAGCACCTGGTGCGCACAGAAATAACAGCTCTCCAAAAACACATTAACAAATATATTGGACAAGCTTAATCTCAGAACGCCCACTTCAGACCAATTAAAAATCTCCATCAAACGTATACAACGATTCTGAATCAAATATAGCGGGAGATCATCTATCTATTATATAgtgtaaaaaattttttaaaaatgataCCTTTGCGAGTGTGAAAACCGGTAGGCTTGCAATTTTTCCCCTTGTAGTAATCGCGAGGAGCACGTTTTGACGAGAGAATGTCCAACGACGACGTTCGCTTTCTGCGCATTGCCCTCCCTATCCCCAGTATCAGTCCCAACGGCATTTTCGAGCAAAAAAGCTAATCTGTGGTGTTAAATAAAATGAATAAGCCAAATCATTGCAAtcttttaacattattatctcttTTCAAAgagatttaaacaaatttaacagGTTATAGTTGTTAAGATAGAGAGAAACTCACAGGATTGCAGAGTTTGGCACAGCAGCGGAGCAAAGTGAAACCAAGAGGCACAGGCGTTGTTTAGGGGTTACGTGCTTTGCAGAATAGAGAGTAGAGGAATGCTACAGTAGTTTGGGCCTCAAGCCCCAGGCTTACAGGTGAGTTGCCTTAATTGTTTATGGGcttggcctttttttttttttaggtaaaaggcttaaataagcaaattatgttaaataattacataaatttttaaaatgtttaGTGTGTAATTAAGcatttaaacttaaaaaaaaaaatcaaaaaaacttTTATCTAaaagtttatttaatttatttttaaaaattaaaaagcttagttaacatttttcaaaatttaaaaaactaaTTTGGATCCGAAGCACTTTAAAGATTGAGAAAATAAACAAatcattttttttaagaaaataggaCTCTAACTTGAATCTATTATATGTTTTTAACAATTAGACCAAATCAGGCTAGCACTAAtgaaaattttccttaaatccaaACAAATGAAAGACAGTTGATAATTAACGGGAGCTGTCTATACAGGATTACCTTATCATGAACAGTTTCAATGAAGCTTGGTCATTAGTCATCACCAGCTCCAAGAACTTTCGCCCTTCCGGCTCAAAAAAGCTTTATGTCattatcttttagcattttccaaAATAGAGCAATAAATAAACAGGGAACTTACCCCTTTTTTTCTACCCCAAATGACAAGTTTGGAAAAAGAAAACAagtcttttaatatttttaaatactaATACATAAGGAGGGGACAAGTAGAGGAAGTATTATAATTGGCTCCTGCATGAAAACTATGCTGGAAGAAAGCAGCA
Proteins encoded:
- the LOC110662858 gene encoding uncharacterized protein LOC110662858 codes for the protein MPRSRPDGRCKKHPKHKQSPGVCSICLSEKLFQLSNSCSSRTTSSSTAMDSVSSSSSLSSYSSSSCSSSSSSPVHRYRYGVQGKGSLSFLLSGKNVLTKSRSLVFVPRTRGNKDRASDDNNKKKKGGFLSKLLRPKNKRIEEGLVHSRTMRG
- the LOC110662859 gene encoding uncharacterized protein LOC110662859; this translates as MPLGLILGIGRAMRRKRTSSLDILSSKRAPRDYYKGKNCKPTGFHTRKGGYVIVPEKLPNYIVPDLTDFKLKPYVSQCPREVKTTEASEAAK